In SAR324 cluster bacterium, a genomic segment contains:
- a CDS encoding DUF2961 domain-containing protein, giving the protein MNLNNLSVLDSSKSRSISPENFTGGKGQGGRATTGTGEDCARDLGPGWKISPSVKIQSGQTFELAMIDGPGTIEQIWMTPTGNWRFSILRFYWDDQEYPAVECPVGDFFACGWGKFAPVSSLAVCVNPGSAFNCYWPMPFAKRCRITLENIGDKEMTLYHQINYSLGEISPQAGYFHAQFRRVNPLPYKTDYTILDGVQGKGRYVGTYMAWGVNNSGWWGEGEIKFFLDGDEEFPTICGTGTEDYFCGSYNFENKETKQYQEFSTAYAGLPQILRSDGVYHSQTRFGMYRWHITDPIRFDEDLRVTIQALGWRNDRRYLPLQDDIASVAYWYQTLPSQQFCKMLEKDFLEII; this is encoded by the coding sequence ATGAATCTAAATAATCTGAGTGTTCTCGATAGTTCAAAATCAAGATCAATCAGTCCGGAGAACTTTACCGGTGGGAAGGGTCAGGGTGGACGTGCCACCACAGGTACAGGTGAGGACTGTGCGAGGGACCTGGGCCCAGGCTGGAAAATATCTCCGTCTGTCAAGATCCAAAGTGGGCAGACCTTTGAGTTGGCTATGATTGACGGGCCGGGGACGATCGAGCAGATCTGGATGACTCCCACGGGCAACTGGCGCTTTAGCATCCTACGTTTTTATTGGGATGATCAGGAGTATCCAGCTGTGGAGTGTCCAGTCGGAGATTTCTTTGCGTGTGGCTGGGGAAAGTTTGCGCCGGTTTCCTCACTGGCGGTTTGTGTGAATCCGGGGAGTGCCTTCAACTGCTACTGGCCAATGCCTTTTGCCAAGCGTTGTCGTATCACGCTGGAAAACATTGGGGACAAGGAAATGACACTGTACCATCAGATCAACTACTCTCTCGGTGAGATAAGTCCACAGGCTGGGTATTTCCATGCACAGTTTCGCCGGGTCAATCCGTTGCCCTACAAAACCGACTACACGATTCTGGATGGTGTGCAGGGAAAGGGACGCTATGTAGGTACTTACATGGCCTGGGGAGTTAACAACTCGGGCTGGTGGGGTGAAGGCGAGATCAAATTTTTTCTTGATGGAGATGAGGAGTTCCCCACCATTTGTGGAACAGGGACTGAGGACTACTTTTGTGGATCCTATAATTTTGAAAACAAGGAGACGAAACAGTACCAGGAGTTTTCCACCGCCTATGCTGGGTTGCCCCAGATTTTACGGTCCGACGGAGTGTATCATTCCCAAACTCGCTTTGGCATGTACCGCTGGCACATCACAGATCCCATACGTTTTGACGAAGATCTACGAGTAACCATACAGGCTCTTGGTTGGCGCAATGACCGTCGCTACCTGCCGCTACAGGATGACATCGCCTCAGTTGCCTACTGGTATCAAACCCTACCAAGCCAACAATTTTGTAAGATGCTAGAAAAGGATTTTCTGGAGATAATTTAA
- a CDS encoding mandelate racemase/muconate lactonizing enzyme family protein, with protein sequence MKITDLKCALIGKNPVVRIVTDEGLSGYGEAEQYKPYLKPWVLQFREALIGEDPTDVEWCMLKIRQRGSFKPYGAPVSIIEHALWDIAGKAAGVPVYKLLGGKVRDHVRTYNGSIRRPMGEWTPDAMAENCQWMKSLPEGFDIVKQGIAFHSPMKKLDRFFYGQPAQSPFHGQMDQGSLTERGLALLIDCVAAMKEVLGDEVGLALDCGPGWMPADALRFARAVEPYNLMWVEDMLTGDYVPYVNADVYRDLTHSTSTPIHTGEQIYLRQNFKDLIERHAVNVVGPDPADVGGIAELKWIAEYAYLHGILMAPHGTGNGVLGLAALIQVCATLPANFIAFEYPTGHDPWWYEIVEGLPNPIVKNSMIDVIERPGMGVDLIPEAAAQYLAPEDASFFD encoded by the coding sequence ATGAAAATCACAGATCTAAAGTGTGCACTGATTGGAAAAAATCCCGTTGTCCGGATTGTCACGGATGAAGGTCTTTCTGGTTATGGAGAAGCCGAGCAATACAAGCCTTATCTCAAACCATGGGTCCTACAGTTTCGGGAAGCACTGATTGGAGAAGATCCAACTGATGTTGAGTGGTGCATGCTCAAGATCCGACAACGTGGTTCATTCAAACCCTATGGTGCACCAGTCTCGATCATTGAGCATGCGCTCTGGGATATTGCTGGAAAAGCGGCAGGGGTGCCTGTCTATAAATTGCTCGGTGGCAAAGTTCGGGATCATGTCCGCACCTACAATGGTTCGATTCGCCGACCGATGGGGGAGTGGACCCCGGACGCGATGGCAGAGAACTGTCAGTGGATGAAATCCCTGCCCGAGGGCTTTGATATCGTCAAGCAGGGAATCGCCTTCCATTCACCAATGAAGAAGCTCGATCGTTTCTTCTATGGACAACCAGCACAAAGTCCCTTCCATGGACAAATGGATCAGGGGTCCTTGACGGAACGTGGACTTGCACTACTAATCGATTGCGTAGCTGCCATGAAAGAAGTGCTGGGGGATGAAGTAGGACTCGCCCTCGACTGCGGTCCCGGATGGATGCCTGCAGATGCGCTACGCTTTGCCCGAGCGGTCGAACCCTACAACCTGATGTGGGTGGAAGATATGCTCACAGGGGATTACGTTCCCTATGTGAACGCAGATGTCTATCGAGACTTGACCCACTCCACTTCCACCCCAATCCACACAGGTGAACAGATCTATCTACGCCAGAACTTCAAGGATCTGATCGAAAGACACGCTGTCAATGTCGTGGGACCCGATCCAGCAGATGTGGGTGGAATCGCTGAGTTGAAGTGGATTGCCGAATACGCCTACCTGCACGGCATCCTGATGGCACCTCACGGGACAGGCAACGGTGTCTTGGGGCTGGCAGCCCTGATTCAAGTCTGCGCCACCTTGCCCGCCAACTTCATCGCCTTTGAATACCCAACAGGACATGATCCCTGGTGGTATGAGATCGTGGAGGGCTTGCCCAATCCCATCGTAAAGAACTCGATGATTGACGTGATCGAGCGACCAGGCATGGGAGTTGACCTGATTCCAGAAGCGGCAGCGCAATATCTGGCTCCAGAAGATGCGAGCTTCTTTGACTGA
- a CDS encoding amidohydrolase/deacetylase family metallohydrolase codes for MTGKVDLLLKGGRVVDPSVGLDAQKDVAFTDGKISAILDSNSLVEAKEVQDVSGYIVCPGLIDLHTHVYWGATGLGVNAEDIAGRSATTTFIDAGSAGAGNFGGLKHFIADNTDLRILGFINISFAGICGFSKKKANLFPECEDIRLLDTDECMEAIEKYRDSIVGIKVRIGRYASGSAGMTPLQIAREVGEETGLPLMTHVDFPPPDRDDVLNYLRPGDVLTHCFRPFPNAPLYGNGSIREAVARARERGIIFDLGHGGGSLSFQVSRKMLEQDFLPDTISSDVHLMSVDGPAFDILVTMSKFLCLGMPLMDVIRASTTRPAEVIQRPDLGNLQVGSPGDAAVLRIEEGRFEYYDVKQELLLGDKRLIAEKMVVKGKIWG; via the coding sequence ATGACAGGCAAAGTAGATCTTCTCCTCAAAGGGGGACGAGTGGTGGACCCCAGTGTGGGTTTGGATGCACAGAAAGATGTTGCTTTTACAGACGGCAAGATCTCTGCGATTCTGGATAGCAATAGTCTAGTTGAGGCTAAGGAGGTGCAAGATGTCTCAGGCTACATCGTGTGTCCAGGCCTGATCGATCTACACACTCATGTCTACTGGGGTGCCACTGGTCTCGGGGTGAACGCGGAGGACATTGCCGGGCGCAGCGCTACAACGACTTTCATCGATGCAGGCAGTGCCGGGGCTGGAAACTTTGGTGGACTCAAGCACTTCATCGCTGACAACACCGATCTTCGGATTCTGGGATTCATCAACATCTCCTTTGCGGGTATCTGTGGTTTCAGCAAGAAGAAAGCGAATCTCTTTCCGGAGTGTGAAGATATCCGTTTACTTGATACCGACGAGTGCATGGAAGCGATTGAGAAGTATCGGGATAGCATCGTTGGGATCAAGGTGCGGATTGGCCGTTACGCAAGCGGCAGCGCAGGCATGACGCCACTCCAAATTGCCCGCGAGGTTGGCGAAGAGACAGGTCTGCCATTGATGACCCACGTGGATTTCCCACCACCGGACCGAGATGACGTACTGAATTACCTGCGCCCTGGAGACGTGCTGACGCACTGTTTCCGACCATTCCCCAATGCACCTCTATATGGCAATGGCAGTATTCGGGAAGCCGTCGCGCGCGCGCGCGAACGCGGGATCATCTTTGACTTGGGCCACGGTGGAGGATCACTCTCTTTTCAGGTCAGCCGGAAGATGCTGGAGCAGGATTTCCTTCCGGATACGATCAGCAGCGATGTGCACTTGATGAGTGTTGATGGTCCAGCCTTTGATATCTTGGTCACCATGTCCAAGTTCCTCTGCCTGGGAATGCCCCTGATGGATGTAATTCGGGCTTCGACTACTCGTCCTGCTGAAGTGATTCAACGACCAGACCTGGGTAACTTACAAGTGGGTAGTCCTGGGGATGCAGCGGTGCTCAGGATTGAGGAAGGACGCTTTGAGTACTATGACGTCAAGCAGGAACTGTTGCTTGGTGACAAGCGTCTGATCGCAGAAAAAATGGTGGTCAAAGGAAAAATCTGGGGATAA
- a CDS encoding ribonuclease activity regulator RraA, with translation METQVHPVRFQRPERAKIEQLKEIGSATLSAELKHKAGIRNSHIVGPVTQEKGRVIGGSAITLQFMPIREDYYDDKSEYQEVEKQLHRHALYLAEAGDVVVVDAREDMQSGVFGEMMLTYLQGKGGEGIVVDGVIRDSQPALETGLGMWVRGFTPNYHIQTGIFPFSVNCPIACGGRLVFPGDIIIADDDGVAVVPLQLVDDIIAHAGTHKDWEVFSKLRLSEGGDLRKYYPLTEEAQQEFEEWKKTHKSGV, from the coding sequence ATGGAAACCCAAGTCCACCCAGTCCGATTTCAACGACCTGAACGTGCCAAGATCGAACAACTCAAGGAGATCGGTAGCGCGACGCTCAGTGCTGAACTCAAACATAAAGCAGGCATCCGCAATTCCCACATTGTCGGACCCGTGACCCAAGAGAAAGGACGAGTCATTGGAGGTTCGGCGATTACACTCCAGTTCATGCCCATTCGCGAAGACTACTACGATGACAAATCAGAATATCAGGAAGTAGAAAAACAACTTCACCGACACGCTCTCTACCTTGCAGAAGCCGGAGATGTGGTGGTGGTTGATGCCCGTGAAGATATGCAGAGCGGGGTCTTTGGCGAGATGATGCTGACCTATCTCCAAGGCAAGGGAGGAGAAGGTATCGTTGTCGATGGAGTGATTCGTGACTCCCAACCGGCACTGGAGACCGGACTGGGCATGTGGGTTCGTGGCTTTACGCCCAACTATCATATTCAGACCGGCATCTTTCCCTTCTCGGTCAACTGTCCGATTGCCTGTGGAGGTCGACTGGTTTTCCCAGGAGATATCATTATTGCGGATGACGATGGTGTTGCTGTTGTCCCCCTACAACTTGTTGATGACATCATTGCTCATGCAGGTACGCACAAGGATTGGGAGGTCTTCTCCAAGCTGAGACTCTCTGAGGGTGGAGATCTCCGTAAGTACTATCCGCTGACCGAAGAAGCCCAGCAGGAATTCGAAGAGTGGAAAAAAACTCATAAAAGTGGAGTTTGA
- a CDS encoding glucose 1-dehydrogenase: protein MQRYAGKNVLISGGGSGIGHTICLRLAAEGANIILIDKDLKGGQAVEQELKLQNTKVLFVQADITSEADVEKVHKEATLFFGTIDVLVNNAGAAFAENYAMTTLENWNQDIALNLTGHYMLTRLFLPDMEAQGKGVITNISSVNGAQSFGNPAYSAAKAGVISFTQTLAIEYGPKGIRANVVLPGTIETPVWQSRKDLRPEVFELVKGWYPVGRVGRPEDIAAAVAFLSADEASFINGASLNVDGGLTAGNFRMIKDITGE, encoded by the coding sequence ATGCAGCGTTACGCAGGAAAGAACGTGCTTATCAGTGGAGGAGGTTCTGGGATTGGCCACACCATCTGTCTGAGGTTGGCCGCTGAGGGAGCCAACATCATCCTGATTGACAAGGACCTCAAGGGTGGCCAGGCAGTTGAGCAAGAACTGAAGCTACAGAACACCAAGGTGCTCTTCGTTCAGGCTGATATAACCAGTGAAGCCGATGTTGAGAAAGTTCACAAGGAAGCAACCCTGTTCTTTGGTACCATTGACGTACTGGTCAATAATGCTGGAGCGGCCTTTGCTGAGAACTACGCGATGACTACGCTGGAAAACTGGAACCAAGATATTGCCCTGAATCTGACCGGACATTACATGTTGACCCGTCTCTTCCTGCCAGATATGGAAGCCCAAGGCAAAGGTGTGATTACCAACATTTCTTCTGTCAATGGTGCGCAGTCTTTTGGAAATCCTGCCTACAGTGCGGCCAAGGCTGGGGTAATTTCTTTCACGCAGACTTTGGCAATTGAATACGGTCCAAAGGGCATTCGTGCTAATGTGGTGCTGCCAGGAACTATTGAAACACCGGTTTGGCAATCGCGGAAGGATTTGCGACCAGAGGTTTTTGAGTTGGTTAAGGGATGGTATCCGGTTGGTCGAGTTGGACGACCTGAAGACATCGCTGCTGCGGTCGCTTTTCTCAGTGCGGATGAAGCAAGCTTCATCAACGGGGCTTCCCTGAATGTCGATGGTGGTTTGACCGCTGGGAATTTCCGGATGATCAAAGACATCACTGGAGAGTAG
- a CDS encoding D-TA family PLP-dependent enzyme yields the protein MPNWSDVDTPAVLIDLEKVSANLLRVQGYADAHGLTLRPHIKTHKLHRFANLQVEFGACGITCQKVGEAESMSAGGIQDILITYNLVGEAKLERLAKLHESIQVGVVTDNETVAQGYANKFQNPKHRLRVLVECDTGAGRCGVQTPEEALKLARFIAGQPGLHFLGLMTYPPRNRVAEVDQWLEVARKLLTENHLAPEVISSGGTPNYYQAAEVKAVTEHRPGTYIYCDRMMASYGFGTLDDCALTVLATVVSRPTENRAVVDTGSKSLGSDRCDAPGMGHLVEYPDAIITTLNEEHGTIDLSACANKPAIGEKVRIIPNHVCLVSNLFDQVNLIRQNQLEATVPVNARGMVS from the coding sequence ATGCCCAACTGGAGTGATGTCGACACCCCTGCCGTGTTGATCGATCTGGAAAAAGTCTCTGCCAATCTACTGCGTGTTCAAGGTTATGCGGACGCCCACGGTCTGACACTGCGACCCCACATCAAAACCCACAAGCTCCATCGCTTCGCAAATTTGCAGGTTGAATTCGGCGCCTGTGGAATCACTTGTCAAAAGGTGGGAGAAGCCGAGAGCATGTCAGCAGGAGGAATCCAAGACATCCTGATTACCTACAATCTGGTGGGAGAAGCCAAGCTGGAGCGACTGGCCAAGCTACACGAGAGCATCCAGGTGGGCGTGGTCACTGACAATGAAACTGTAGCCCAAGGCTACGCCAACAAGTTCCAGAATCCTAAGCACCGACTGCGAGTGTTGGTTGAATGTGACACGGGTGCAGGTCGCTGCGGGGTCCAGACTCCAGAGGAAGCACTGAAGCTAGCCCGCTTCATTGCAGGACAACCCGGACTGCACTTCCTTGGCTTGATGACCTATCCCCCACGAAATCGTGTGGCCGAAGTTGATCAATGGCTGGAAGTTGCTCGCAAGCTGTTGACGGAGAATCATCTGGCCCCAGAGGTTATTTCCAGCGGAGGAACTCCCAACTACTACCAAGCTGCGGAAGTCAAGGCTGTGACCGAGCATCGGCCAGGGACTTACATCTACTGTGACCGCATGATGGCCAGCTATGGTTTCGGCACGCTGGACGACTGTGCGCTAACTGTTCTGGCAACCGTGGTCAGTCGCCCCACCGAGAATCGAGCTGTGGTCGATACTGGCTCCAAGTCCCTCGGTTCAGATCGTTGTGACGCACCAGGAATGGGTCACCTGGTGGAATATCCAGACGCGATCATCACGACCCTCAATGAAGAACACGGCACGATCGATCTTTCAGCCTGTGCAAACAAACCTGCCATTGGAGAAAAGGTTCGGATCATCCCAAACCACGTCTGTCTGGTCTCCAATCTCTTTGACCAAGTCAACCTGATTCGGCAGAATCAGTTGGAAGCCACCGTTCCCGTCAACGCACGAGGCATGGTCAGCTAA
- a CDS encoding mandelate racemase/muconate lactonizing enzyme family protein: protein MSIQTHSQPSELKITDLRFAIVGHDNWRWPLLRIYTNQGITGLGEVRDGASVRYALMLKSRLLGENPCNVERVFRKIQQFGFHGRQGGGVCGVEMALMDLAGKAYGVPSYMLAGGKYRDRVKVYADTPSEQDPKQMAVRMQTRIDRGYQFLKMDVGINLLRGIEGTLIQDPTVAANPNLMHPFTATQITQKGIEHLTEYARVIRDQLGNTIPIAIDHFGHIGLDSCIRLGRALDRFTFAWYEDMLPWQFPKQMKAIKDAVETPVCTGEDIYLRQEFKALLDEDCVSYVHPDLATSGGILETKRIGDLAQEYGVPMVLHQAGSPIVAMANVHCAAATENFVALEMHSVDLPWWEDLVTFEGKALVEDGHIQVPEASGLGIELNEEVVQTHLNPPTPELSGFFESTDSWNVLDSHDRLWS from the coding sequence ATGAGCATCCAAACCCACTCACAGCCTTCTGAACTGAAAATTACCGACCTCCGCTTTGCCATCGTGGGTCATGACAACTGGCGTTGGCCCTTGCTGCGGATCTATACCAATCAAGGCATCACAGGACTCGGGGAGGTACGAGACGGTGCCAGTGTCCGTTACGCGCTGATGCTCAAAAGCCGCTTGCTTGGAGAAAACCCCTGCAACGTGGAGAGAGTCTTCCGCAAAATCCAGCAGTTTGGGTTTCATGGACGACAGGGAGGAGGTGTCTGTGGTGTAGAGATGGCGCTGATGGACCTGGCTGGAAAGGCCTACGGGGTACCTTCCTACATGCTCGCTGGTGGAAAGTATCGTGACCGGGTCAAGGTCTATGCCGACACTCCTTCAGAACAGGACCCGAAACAGATGGCGGTTCGCATGCAGACTCGCATCGACAGGGGTTACCAATTCCTCAAGATGGATGTGGGCATCAACCTGCTGCGTGGCATCGAAGGCACCCTGATTCAGGATCCAACTGTTGCCGCTAATCCCAACCTGATGCATCCTTTCACGGCTACACAAATTACTCAGAAAGGTATCGAACATCTGACTGAATATGCTCGGGTGATTCGTGATCAGCTTGGTAATACCATCCCAATTGCCATTGACCACTTTGGTCACATTGGACTCGACAGCTGCATTCGGCTTGGTCGTGCGCTGGATCGCTTCACCTTCGCCTGGTATGAAGACATGCTGCCATGGCAGTTCCCCAAGCAGATGAAAGCCATCAAGGACGCAGTTGAGACCCCAGTCTGTACTGGAGAAGACATCTATTTACGCCAGGAATTCAAGGCTCTGCTCGACGAAGACTGTGTCTCCTATGTTCACCCAGATCTGGCCACTTCTGGTGGTATCCTTGAGACCAAGCGCATCGGTGATCTAGCTCAGGAGTACGGGGTGCCAATGGTATTGCACCAGGCTGGCTCTCCCATCGTCGCGATGGCCAACGTCCACTGTGCCGCAGCAACCGAGAACTTCGTCGCCTTGGAAATGCACTCCGTCGATCTTCCCTGGTGGGAAGATCTGGTGACTTTTGAAGGCAAGGCTCTGGTTGAAGATGGCCACATCCAGGTTCCGGAAGCCTCAGGCCTCGGTATCGAATTAAACGAAGAAGTGGTGCAGACGCACCTCAACCCTCCCACTCCGGAACTCAGCGGCTTCTTTGAATCAACTGACAGCTGGAATGTTCTGGACTCCCACGACCGACTTTGGAGCTAA
- a CDS encoding mannonate dehydratase yields the protein MIRIAEFFQPDQESLIQLVKQCGVTDVVGSMDWSEGLEVPKEQLPWSLDKLAAQKKRYEETGFYLAALENRPPMEKVKLGIEGRDQEIEQVIELIGNMGKLEIPVWCYEWMPIFNWIRTTTNLPSRGGALVTKFRLADVTDPYENEYGLTEEKLWDNLKYFLNAVVPEAESAGVKLAMHPDDPPIPLVKGTPRIMYSIDNFQRLLDLHPSEMSGIALCQGNFTLMTDDLPGVIRKFGKQQKIFFVHFRDVQGQATDFVETFHDDGKTDMVACMQAYKEVGYDGICRPDHVPTMGEDSNQHFGYSEIGRLFAIGYLKGLRQAVYA from the coding sequence ATGATCAGAATTGCCGAATTTTTTCAGCCCGACCAGGAGAGCCTGATCCAGCTTGTCAAGCAGTGTGGGGTGACTGATGTCGTGGGATCAATGGACTGGAGCGAAGGGCTGGAGGTGCCGAAGGAGCAACTGCCTTGGAGTCTGGATAAGCTAGCTGCCCAGAAGAAACGCTACGAGGAGACTGGATTCTATCTAGCCGCCCTGGAAAACCGACCACCAATGGAGAAGGTCAAGCTCGGCATTGAAGGACGAGACCAGGAGATTGAGCAGGTGATCGAGTTGATCGGCAACATGGGGAAACTGGAGATTCCTGTCTGGTGCTACGAGTGGATGCCGATCTTCAACTGGATTCGTACTACCACCAACCTACCCTCACGGGGAGGGGCGCTGGTGACCAAGTTTCGGCTAGCGGATGTTACAGATCCCTACGAGAACGAATATGGCCTCACTGAAGAGAAGCTCTGGGACAACCTAAAGTACTTCCTGAATGCCGTGGTTCCCGAAGCTGAGTCTGCTGGAGTCAAGCTTGCCATGCACCCGGACGACCCTCCAATTCCTTTGGTCAAGGGAACCCCCCGGATCATGTACAGTATCGACAACTTCCAGCGACTGCTGGACCTGCATCCCAGTGAGATGAGTGGTATCGCCCTATGTCAGGGCAACTTCACACTAATGACAGATGATCTACCCGGAGTGATCCGTAAATTTGGCAAGCAGCAGAAGATCTTCTTTGTGCACTTCCGAGATGTACAGGGACAAGCCACGGATTTTGTTGAGACCTTCCACGATGACGGCAAGACCGATATGGTTGCTTGTATGCAGGCTTACAAGGAAGTGGGCTACGATGGCATCTGTCGTCCCGACCACGTTCCCACGATGGGGGAAGACAGCAACCAACATTTTGGTTACTCTGAAATCGGTAGGCTTTTCGCGATCGGCTATCTCAAGGGCCTCCGGCAAGCAGTCTATGCATGA
- a CDS encoding succinylglutamate desuccinylase/aspartoacylase family protein gives MNTQSARRSAAFLTVDLEKDGKQFGHINIPQSPNNDAWGVQQVPIAVIKNGSGPTLILTGGNHGDEYEGPVTISELARDLDPVRISGRLILIPTLNNSATQAGQRVSPLDGLNLNRTFPGDPYGSITEQISFYLNDHLFPVADAYADLHSGGSSLHLLPSAIVEPALDKEHMERNIALAKAFAAPYTVVIDNLGDPRTAGAAAVRAGLTMVGTEMAGGGIVHSDALSTCKHGVQNLMSHLGILPENHQASTVVEEKILRLPGAKGFVFAPMEGVFEPFHELGQQVSAGQEAGLVHSLVNPFEPPRVVCYETDGILYGLRMIGKVVKGNCCAVIAVEFEG, from the coding sequence ATGAACACGCAGTCAGCTCGTCGCTCCGCTGCCTTCCTCACGGTGGATCTGGAGAAAGACGGCAAACAGTTTGGGCACATCAATATCCCACAGTCACCGAACAATGATGCCTGGGGAGTTCAGCAGGTGCCGATTGCTGTGATTAAAAATGGTAGTGGCCCTACCCTGATCCTGACCGGAGGTAATCACGGAGACGAGTACGAAGGTCCCGTCACCATCTCGGAGCTGGCAAGAGATCTGGATCCAGTTCGTATTTCAGGCAGATTGATCCTGATCCCAACCCTGAACAACTCTGCGACTCAGGCAGGACAACGAGTTTCGCCCCTGGATGGGCTGAACCTGAATCGTACCTTTCCCGGCGATCCTTATGGGTCGATCACTGAGCAGATCTCTTTCTATCTGAACGATCACCTCTTCCCTGTCGCAGATGCTTACGCAGACCTCCACTCTGGAGGAAGTTCTCTGCATCTGCTGCCCAGTGCGATTGTTGAACCGGCGCTGGATAAAGAGCACATGGAGCGCAATATTGCGCTGGCCAAGGCCTTTGCGGCTCCTTACACAGTCGTGATCGATAATCTTGGAGATCCGAGAACTGCCGGTGCTGCAGCAGTCCGAGCTGGACTGACCATGGTTGGTACTGAGATGGCCGGTGGAGGAATTGTACACAGCGATGCACTCTCCACCTGCAAGCATGGAGTGCAGAACCTGATGAGTCATCTTGGAATTTTACCAGAGAATCATCAGGCATCGACGGTTGTAGAGGAGAAGATTTTGAGGCTGCCCGGTGCCAAGGGCTTTGTCTTTGCGCCAATGGAAGGTGTGTTTGAACCCTTTCATGAACTGGGGCAGCAGGTCTCTGCCGGTCAGGAAGCAGGACTGGTGCACAGCCTGGTCAATCCTTTCGAACCACCAAGAGTGGTGTGCTACGAAACGGATGGGATTCTCTACGGGCTACGAATGATTGGAAAAGTGGTGAAGGGCAATTGCTGTGCGGTGATTGCCGTGGAATTTGAAGGTTAA
- a CDS encoding SDR family NAD(P)-dependent oxidoreductase, translating to MRLADKSILITGATGSIGKETAKLFKKNGAKLALLGRDKKKLDELQAELGVDENTIYLEYEASLDSKSAT from the coding sequence ATGAGACTGGCAGACAAGAGCATTCTAATTACAGGAGCGACAGGAAGCATCGGTAAAGAAACCGCAAAGTTGTTCAAGAAGAATGGAGCAAAACTGGCGCTGTTGGGAAGAGATAAAAAGAAGCTAGATGAACTTCAGGCTGAATTGGGGGTTGATGAAAACACCATCTATCTTGAATACGAAGCCAGTCTTGATTCCAAAAGCGCAACATGA